The proteins below come from a single Gordonia pseudamarae genomic window:
- a CDS encoding DNA cytosine methyltransferase — MRSTPDVRAVGPDPAYQMVDLFAGPGGLDVAAHWLGISAIGVEWDRGALATRKAARIATEPGDVRELGPSRFEGASILAGGPPCQTYTVAGTGSGREALAEVLTFVKRLGAREDISDDLNTLTDERTGLVLEPLRWAIEAQEAEKAYDVVVLEQVPAVLPVWEAMEQVLQDMEYKTISGVLATEQYGVPQSRRRAILLANKEIQPELPGTTHARHYRGQHSKDTLDQQRWVSMGQALAAMPGTQRPKTFRVVSNYGSGGNPKRRGERASCQPSATITGKVRRNRILDADGNHLPRFSNQEAGVLQTFPHDFPWSGVDIGQQIGNAIPPRLGVYVLSAALGIPVDAARLDAVVKLPWTESHGRLM, encoded by the coding sequence ATGCGTTCCACTCCGGACGTCCGGGCCGTCGGACCTGACCCTGCGTATCAAATGGTCGATCTTTTCGCAGGTCCCGGCGGGCTCGACGTTGCTGCGCACTGGCTGGGGATCTCGGCGATCGGCGTCGAGTGGGACAGGGGCGCCCTCGCGACTCGTAAAGCCGCCCGCATCGCGACGGAGCCCGGCGATGTTCGCGAGCTCGGGCCCTCACGATTCGAGGGTGCGTCGATCCTCGCCGGAGGACCCCCATGCCAGACCTATACGGTCGCAGGCACCGGATCAGGCCGCGAGGCACTTGCCGAGGTCCTGACCTTCGTCAAACGACTGGGTGCCCGTGAGGACATATCTGACGACCTGAACACCCTGACCGATGAACGCACCGGGCTGGTCCTCGAGCCACTGCGCTGGGCAATTGAGGCACAGGAAGCGGAGAAGGCGTACGACGTTGTCGTCCTAGAACAGGTGCCGGCCGTCCTTCCCGTCTGGGAAGCGATGGAGCAGGTGCTTCAGGATATGGAATACAAAACCATATCCGGCGTTCTCGCCACCGAGCAGTACGGCGTGCCGCAATCTCGACGACGGGCAATCCTACTTGCCAACAAGGAGATTCAGCCCGAGCTTCCTGGCACAACTCATGCCCGACACTACCGAGGCCAGCATTCCAAGGACACCCTCGACCAGCAGCGCTGGGTGAGCATGGGCCAAGCACTTGCTGCGATGCCCGGGACACAACGTCCAAAGACATTCAGAGTGGTCTCGAACTATGGTTCTGGCGGCAACCCGAAGCGACGCGGCGAGCGGGCTTCATGCCAGCCCTCCGCGACGATCACGGGAAAGGTGCGCCGCAACCGCATCCTCGATGCCGATGGGAACCATCTCCCCCGTTTCAGTAATCAGGAAGCCGGGGTTCTCCAGACCTTTCCCCACGATTTCCCCTGGTCAGGCGTCGATATCGGGCAGCAGATCGGCAATGCCATACCCCCCAGGCTGGGCGTGTACGTGCTGTCGGCCGCGCTGGGAATACCCGTCGACGCGGCCCGGCTCGATGCCGTCGTCAAGCTTCCCTGGACCGAGTCCCACGGTCGTCTGATGTAG